The Paenibacillus sp. RUD330 genome has a segment encoding these proteins:
- a CDS encoding glycosyltransferase family 2 protein: protein MKTSIVILTHNQLEYTVRCLASIISHTKDYELILVDNGSTDGTPEMIRRMGCKAVFNAGNAGFAKGCNQGLELAAGEFVLFLNNDTVVTEGWLDAMLHALESDRTAGMTGPVSNYVSGQQQVEADYGPGLEGLGAYAAARSAAWQGKIMEVPRLVGFCLLLPRDLALEMGGFDERFGLGNYEDDDLCMRIRSRGYRLVVACDSFIHHYGHVTINALEDFDLTALLSVNREIARRKWGEDLIDLIYKAQPALTLCVGAGPDAGQEQMERTLDSMAGLADEIMLVHYGGRESRESVHRTGLIRNLKTVYAEAEGEQGAEADGVAAGLREAGREFMLWLRAGEELHRDDALPFRSFRRSLSADVPLVAFSSLGSSQPVRMALCRSGLHWDDAAGLASPVGDERPHQLDIRVGGSAWANP, encoded by the coding sequence ATGAAAACGAGCATTGTCATCCTGACGCATAATCAGCTGGAGTATACGGTTAGATGCCTGGCGAGCATCATCTCGCACACGAAGGATTACGAGCTGATCCTCGTCGACAACGGCTCCACCGACGGCACGCCCGAGATGATCCGGCGAATGGGCTGCAAGGCCGTCTTCAATGCCGGCAACGCCGGCTTCGCCAAAGGCTGCAACCAAGGCTTGGAGCTGGCCGCGGGCGAATTCGTGCTGTTTCTCAACAACGACACGGTGGTGACGGAGGGCTGGCTGGATGCCATGCTGCATGCGCTGGAGTCCGACCGAACGGCCGGGATGACCGGCCCGGTGTCCAACTATGTGAGCGGGCAGCAGCAGGTGGAAGCGGATTACGGTCCCGGCCTGGAAGGGCTCGGGGCATACGCCGCCGCGCGCTCGGCCGCCTGGCAGGGCAAAATCATGGAGGTGCCCCGGCTGGTAGGCTTCTGCCTGCTGCTGCCGCGCGATCTGGCGCTGGAAATGGGCGGCTTCGACGAGCGCTTCGGTCTGGGCAACTATGAGGACGACGACCTGTGCATGAGAATCCGCAGCCGCGGCTACAGGCTGGTCGTCGCCTGCGATTCGTTCATCCACCATTACGGCCACGTGACGATCAATGCGCTGGAGGATTTCGACCTGACGGCATTGCTCAGCGTGAATCGGGAAATCGCCCGGCGCAAATGGGGCGAGGATCTGATCGACCTGATCTACAAGGCCCAGCCTGCGCTGACCTTATGCGTCGGCGCCGGTCCGGATGCCGGGCAGGAGCAGATGGAGCGGACGCTGGACAGCATGGCCGGACTGGCCGACGAAATCATGCTCGTCCACTATGGAGGCCGGGAAAGCCGCGAGTCCGTGCACCGGACGGGCTTGATCCGCAATCTCAAGACGGTCTATGCCGAAGCCGAAGGGGAGCAGGGAGCCGAGGCGGATGGGGTGGCGGCCGGACTGCGCGAAGCCGGCCGTGAATTCATGCTGTGGCTGCGGGCGGGCGAGGAGCTGCACCGGGATGATGCGCTGCCGTTCCGAAGCTTCAGGCGCAGCCTGAGCGCGGACGTTCCGCTCGTTGCGTTCTCCTCGCTGGGCTCTTCCCAGCCTGTTCGGATGGCGTTATGCCGCAGCGGCCTGCACTGGGACGATGCGGCTGGGCTTGCGTCG